A single Bacillus sp. OxB-1 DNA region contains:
- a CDS encoding SpoIVB peptidase S55 domain-containing protein, which translates to MGWNRHLKFGISLFFLFIFLPFSSSAAFAQHDSLIPMGHSIGIKMDLSGVFVTNDVMIDKDNWLKAGDLIEQVEDYSVGVLNEFEKAVSSIKGEKEITLQVLRNGEPSEILADTGAMKRLIPFLKDRTEGTGTLTYVDPEKMTYGALGHQIIDSSLKSPPLFKTGSIYLSEIGQIKKSVPGIPGYKISTIVDDEKLLGTINRNSVYGIFGSWKDTSRKVLAEPLEIMHASDLKLGEAVIYTTVKGTEVESFSIRITKIEKEQFHFVITDPKLLEATGGILQGMSGSPVIQNGKFAGAITHMFVDEPKKGAGLFLETMRNGEK; encoded by the coding sequence ATGGGATGGAATAGACATTTGAAATTTGGCATATCGTTGTTCTTCCTGTTCATTTTTTTGCCATTCTCTTCGAGTGCAGCATTTGCACAACATGACAGCCTGATTCCGATGGGACACTCGATCGGCATAAAAATGGATCTCTCGGGTGTCTTTGTTACAAATGATGTGATGATCGACAAAGACAATTGGCTGAAGGCAGGGGATTTGATTGAACAAGTCGAGGACTACTCGGTCGGTGTCCTCAACGAATTCGAGAAAGCCGTCTCCTCCATCAAAGGGGAAAAGGAAATTACATTGCAAGTCCTTCGTAATGGTGAACCGAGCGAAATCCTGGCGGACACCGGGGCAATGAAGCGTCTCATTCCATTCCTTAAAGACCGTACGGAAGGGACAGGGACTCTGACGTATGTCGATCCGGAAAAAATGACATACGGCGCTCTCGGTCATCAGATTATCGACAGTTCTCTGAAGTCGCCGCCTTTATTCAAAACAGGGTCCATTTACCTGTCGGAAATCGGGCAAATTAAAAAAAGTGTGCCTGGTATCCCTGGTTATAAAATCTCTACGATTGTGGACGATGAAAAACTTTTAGGAACGATCAACCGCAACAGCGTGTACGGAATTTTCGGATCGTGGAAAGACACTTCTAGAAAAGTGTTGGCGGAACCATTGGAGATTATGCACGCCAGTGATCTTAAATTGGGCGAGGCCGTGATTTATACAACTGTGAAGGGGACTGAAGTGGAGTCCTTCTCCATTCGTATCACCAAAATCGAGAAAGAACAATTCCATTTTGTCATAACCGATCCGAAATTGTTGGAAGCGACCGGCGGCATTTTACAGGGCATGAGTGGAAGTCCCGTTATACAGAACGGAAAGTTTGCAGGCGCAATTACCCATATGTTCGTCGATGAGCCCAAAAAAGGAGCAGGCCTTTTCTTGGAAACGATGAGAAACGGGGAAAAATAG